The sequence CTATTATTTTATCAATGGTCCGGAAATCAAAGACGTCGTTGACCGGTATACCGATTTGACCGGGAAGATCAATCTGCCGCCGGAATGGTCTCTCGGTTTTCAGCAAAGCAAATGGGGGTATTGGCAGGATGATATGGTCAGGGTGGCCAAAACATTCCGCGAAAAGCAAATTCCCGCCGATGCGATGTACGCGGATATCGATTATATGAATGACTATCGCGTATTTACCTGGGGGCCGAAGTACTCTGATCCCGACAAGCTGAAAGCAGATATGGACAACCTGAATTTCAAATATGTTACAATCAACGATCCGGGTGTCAAAGTTGAAGACAGCTTCGATACCTATCAGGAAGGAACCAAGAACAACTTCTGGGTTAAAAATGCTGACGGCAGCAACTATGTCGGTTATGTTTGGCCGGGTGACTCCGTTTTCCCGAACTTCCTGAAAACCGAAGTCCGCGACTGGTGGGCGAAAAAGCATAAAGCGCTGTTTGACAAAGGGGTAGCCGGTATTTGGAATGACATGAACGAACCGGCCGTGTTTGGCGGTCCAGGCTGGTCCATGCCGCTCGATACCGTCTATGAGGCGGATGACGGAACTAAAAAACAGAACAAAGAGATTCATAATATCTTTGCCCATCTGGAAAATGAAGCGGCGTACGAAGGATTCAAAGTGAACAAGCCGAATACCCGTCCGTTCGTGCTGACTCGTGCCGCGTATGCGGGAACCCAACGTTACGCCGCCATTTGGACCGGTGATAATACAAGCAACTGGGATCATCTCCGTTTGACGATTCCGATGAATTCGAATCTCGGATTGTCCGGCGCAGCGTTTGTCGGCAACGACATCGGAGGCTTTGCAAAACCTACGGCGCAGGACCAACCAACGCCGGAGTTGTTTGCCCGCTGGATCGAAGTCGGCGCCTTTGTGCCTTTCTCCCGGGACCATTACAGTTGGGATAAGGAGCAGGAACCGTGGGCATTCGGCAAGGAAGTCGAGGACATCAGCCGGAAATATATTTCCTTGCGCTACGAATTGCTGCCTTACCTCTATAACCAGTTCAAACGTGCGCAGGAAAGCGGGCAGCCTGTACAGCAGCCGCTCGTCTACCATTTCCAGCATGATTCGAATACCTATAACAACGATAATCAGTACATGTTCGGCGATTCGCTAATGATCGCACCTGTAGTGAATCAAGGAGCCACGTCCCGCAGCGTGTATTTGCCGGCCGGCGCGGAATGGGTCGACTACTGGACCGGTGAAGAATTTGAGGGCGGCCAAACCATCACGAAACAAGCCGACC is a genomic window of Paenibacillus durus ATCC 35681 containing:
- a CDS encoding glycoside hydrolase family 31 protein, with the translated sequence MKPKKKWVPLILAGTVLLSGNALSQLYFPQTVYAEVQQPAPDTPLNKNKLQQPMAVQSVKQLDNGVKLDLGGEEAYIRLLTSDMAKVSILNKGEEEFVSPGIAKTDWSAPKLKVKEDDKRIVITTDSLTVDIKKSPFGIKYLDKNGNVINEDDIKGSGYEDGKPYVFKKTDKTENFYGFGEQTGGLNKRGYDIGMWNTDAYSYTKDTKYVYATIPFFIGLKDQKAYGLFFDNTYRAHFNMAKESDDYYYYYADGGKLTYYFINGPEIKDVVDRYTDLTGKINLPPEWSLGFQQSKWGYWQDDMVRVAKTFREKQIPADAMYADIDYMNDYRVFTWGPKYSDPDKLKADMDNLNFKYVTINDPGVKVEDSFDTYQEGTKNNFWVKNADGSNYVGYVWPGDSVFPNFLKTEVRDWWAKKHKALFDKGVAGIWNDMNEPAVFGGPGWSMPLDTVYEADDGTKKQNKEIHNIFAHLENEAAYEGFKVNKPNTRPFVLTRAAYAGTQRYAAIWTGDNTSNWDHLRLTIPMNSNLGLSGAAFVGNDIGGFAKPTAQDQPTPELFARWIEVGAFVPFSRDHYSWDKEQEPWAFGKEVEDISRKYISLRYELLPYLYNQFKRAQESGQPVQQPLVYHFQHDSNTYNNDNQYMFGDSLMIAPVVNQGATSRSVYLPAGAEWVDYWTGEEFEGGQTITKQADLGTLPIYVKQDSIIPRREVQQYTGEKKLTNLILDTYLAGQASYSFYEDDAKTEDYTRGEFNVTDVRVERKGNHIEFEQDKKTQNYESDIQSYTLKLHDAKEPNKVQAAEDKYAKASSLDELNEQESGYYFDAPAKVLYVKIPANEGHRVKID